The region ATCGCCGCCGACGTCTCGCAGGAGCTCGCCGAGCAGGGTCTGATCCTGGACTCGTTCCAGATCAAGGGGATCACGACAAGGTCGGCTACATCCAGTCGCTCGGTGCCCCCGAGATCCAGGCGAAGCGTCAGTCGGCTGAGATCTCGCAGACCAACGCCGACCGTGCGATCAACCAGAAGAACATCGCCAACCAGGAAGCGAACCTGGTCGAGCAGACGGCCCTCGACACGAACACGCCAACGCCGGCATCGGCCGTGCACGGGCCGAGGCCGAGCAGGCCGAGACCTCGCCCGCGAGCAGGCTCAGCAGGCCGTCCTGCAGCAGCAGGCCGAGAACCGTCAGGCCCAGCTCGACGCCGACGTGAAGCGCGTCGCCGACGCGCAGCGCTACGAGGCCGAGACCCGGGCACAGGCAGAGCTCTACACGCGTGAGCGTGCGGCCGAGGCCGGCGCCATCGAGCAGGTCAAGCAGGCCGAGGCGCGCACCGCATCGCCGAGCAGCAGGCCCAGGCCGACAAGGCCAAGGCCGATGGTGAGGCCGCAGCCGCGATCGCCCGTGCGACCGGTGAGGCCGACGCGCTGCGCGCCCAGGCCGAGGCCGAGTCCGAGGCCCGTCGCCTCCGCGCCAACGCCGAAGCCGACGCGATCCGCGCCGAGGGTGAGGCGCGAGCCGCCGCCGTCGAGGCCGAGGCGAAGGCCATCGCCTCGAACCAGGACGCCTTCCTGTCGCAGCGCGTCCTCGACGTGCTGCCGTCGATCATGGCGGAGTTCTCGAAGGGCTACGCCGCGATCGGCAACGTGTCGATCATCGGCGGCTCGAGCGAGGACGGCGCTCGAACGTCGTCGGCGCCGACAGTGCCAAGGCGCTGAAGTCGGTGTTCGACAGCGTCAGCTCGGCGACCGGGCTCGACCTGGCCTCGATCATCCAGGGCCAGGCCGTCGGCCGCGGCATCGGCGAGGGTGTGGCCTCCGCTACGGCGCCGACCACCCGGAAGTCGACCCCGACCACCCCGCCGCCGCCCGCACCGCCGGCTCCCGCCGCGGAGTAGTCACCACAGTCAGCACAGCGGATGCCGCGGCCGGTTCGGTCGCGGCATCCGTCGTCTCCGGCGTCCACGGACCCACTGCTCTCGCGCGTTCGGTTAGTGTCGCGCGTTCGGTTTCCATGACTCCGGAGATTCGCCGGCATGTGCCGCCAGGTGACCGGATACCAGCCGAAGCGCCCCGGATCTCCGGAGTTGCGGAGAGCGGGCAGACTGGAGGAGTGCCGCCCGACTCCTTCGACCTCGCCACCATCGGCGCGGGTCTGTCGTTCGCGGCCGCCCTCGACGAGGTCGCAGCGGCACTCGACGAGAGCCGCGCCCTGGTCGTGAGCGCCCCGCCCGGCACCGGCAAGACCACGCTCGTGCCGCCCCTTCTCGCGTCACGCTCCCCGGACGCGTCATCGTCACGCAGCCGCGACGGGTCGCCGCACGTGCAGCCGCCCGGCGGCTCGCCCAGCTCGACGGCACGCCGCTCGGCACTCGCGTCGGGTTCACCGTCCGCGGCGAGCGCGCGGTGGGACGCGAGACGCGGGTCGAGTTCGTCACGGCCGGCGTGCTGCTGCGGCGGATGCTCGACGATCCAGGACTCGACGGAGTCGACGCCGTCCTCATCGACGAGGTGCACGAGCGCGCCGTCGAGACCGACCTGCTCATCGGACTGCTCTCCGAGGTGCGCGAGCTGCGCGACGACCTGCACGTCGTGGCCATGTCCGCCACTCTCGACGCCGAGCGCATCGCCGCGGCCCTGGGCACGGACGACGATCCCGCGCCCATCGTCGACCATGACGTCCCCGCCTTCCCGCTCGCCGAACGCTGGGCGCCGAGCCCCGTGCCCCGTCTCGACGAGCGCGGGGTGACCAGAGGCTTCCTCGAGCACGTGGCCGCCACTGCGGTCGCCGGGGCGCAGGATCTCGTGCGCACCGAGCCCGCCGCCGACGTGCTCGTCTTCGCCCCCGGCGCCCGCGAGATCTCCGAGATCGCCCGCCGCATCCGCGACGCGGGCGGCGGG is a window of Microbacterium hydrocarbonoxydans DNA encoding:
- a CDS encoding flotillin domain-containing protein; amino-acid sequence: MRAEGEARAAAVEAEAKAIASNQDAFLSQRVLDVLPSIMAEFSKGYAAIGNVSIIGGSSEDGARTSSAPTVPRR